One region of candidate division WOR-3 bacterium genomic DNA includes:
- a CDS encoding ISNCY family transposase, with product MSECTFFTEPEVRRLTVIHQTFAGLSARSAAPMLKLSARQVFRLKAKVRTTGDMGIRHGNCGRQPHNAKPQALRQQVLDLFQTEFSKYNACHFAEALAEEKSIKLSPDSIRRWLRAAGVPPKHRHRSQGNHRRRRERRARFGELVFIDGSPHPWFGINQPPSTLILATDDATGMPLHGRFDREETLAGCFNVFYHVGLRYGIPAALYLDHAGQFTTTRHGGTHLFQRDDKPTHFEIAMHSLAVELIFANSPQARGRGERINGSLQDRLVAELDHHQITDPEKATDYLNRVFIPKYAKRFGVKPRDPKQAFRSIPEGLDLRTVLCAKSTREVQNDNTISYHGCSYQLKPNTRSFPIAGSQVNVQEWFDGSIHVRHERAGTIPVTHTIDRPRPQRPPKRTPYDVFAAV from the coding sequence ATGTCGGAATGCACGTTCTTCACGGAGCCGGAAGTGAGACGGCTCACCGTCATCCACCAGACGTTCGCCGGACTCTCGGCGCGATCCGCAGCTCCGATGCTGAAGCTGAGCGCACGCCAGGTTTTCCGGCTCAAGGCCAAGGTCCGGACCACGGGCGATATGGGCATCCGCCATGGCAACTGTGGCCGCCAGCCGCATAACGCCAAACCACAAGCCCTGCGCCAACAGGTGCTGGACCTCTTTCAGACCGAGTTCTCCAAGTACAACGCCTGCCACTTCGCCGAGGCCCTCGCCGAAGAGAAAAGCATCAAGCTCAGTCCCGACAGCATCCGCCGCTGGCTCCGAGCCGCCGGTGTCCCGCCCAAGCATCGCCATCGCTCTCAGGGCAACCACCGGCGCAGAAGAGAGCGCCGAGCCCGCTTCGGTGAGCTCGTCTTCATCGACGGCAGCCCGCATCCTTGGTTTGGCATCAATCAACCGCCGTCCACTCTCATCCTCGCCACCGACGACGCCACCGGCATGCCCCTCCATGGCCGATTCGACCGCGAAGAAACGCTGGCCGGCTGCTTTAACGTCTTCTACCACGTCGGCTTGCGCTATGGCATTCCCGCCGCGCTCTACCTCGACCACGCCGGCCAGTTCACTACCACCCGCCACGGCGGCACCCATCTCTTCCAGCGTGACGATAAACCTACCCACTTCGAGATCGCCATGCACAGCCTGGCCGTAGAACTCATCTTCGCCAACAGCCCGCAGGCCCGGGGAAGGGGCGAGCGGATCAACGGCTCGTTACAAGACCGGCTGGTCGCAGAACTCGACCATCACCAAATCACCGACCCCGAAAAAGCCACCGACTACCTCAATCGGGTATTCATCCCCAAGTACGCCAAACGCTTCGGAGTCAAACCACGAGATCCCAAACAGGCCTTCCGATCGATTCCCGAGGGACTAGACCTGCGCACCGTCCTCTGCGCCAAGTCCACCCGCGAGGTCCAAAACGACAACACCATCAGCTACCACGGATGCAGCTACCAGCTCAAGCCCAATACTCGCAGTTTCCCTATCGCCGGATCCCAAGTCAACGTGCAGGAGTGGTTTGACGGCTCGATCCACGTCCGGCATGAAAGAGCCGGGACCATTCCCGTAACCCATACCATTGACCGGCCTCGGCCACAGCGTCCGCCGAAGAGAACTCCCTATGACGTTTTCGCTGCGGTTTAG